The Canis lupus baileyi chromosome 29, mCanLup2.hap1, whole genome shotgun sequence genome includes a region encoding these proteins:
- the KNDC1 gene encoding kinase non-catalytic C-lobe domain-containing protein 1 isoform X2 has translation MQAMDAPGAAVLAEEGAGLAGYDFEPLPTLPEDEENVSLADILSLRDSGLSEQEAWAVCLECSLSMRSVAHAAIFQTLCITPDTLAFNTSGNVCFMEQLSDDPEGAFVPPEFDVTGNTFQARLPQPRALEGPPL, from the exons ATGCAGGCCATGGACGCGCCGGGCGCCGCTGTGCTCGCGGAGGAGGGCGCGGGGCTGGCGGGCTACGACTTCGAGCCGCTCCCCACTCTGCCCGAGGACGAG GAGAACGTGTCCCTGGCCGACATCCTGTCGCTGCGGGACAGCGGCCTCAGCGAGCAGGAGGCCTGGGCCGTGTGCCTGGAGTGCAGCCTGTCCATGAGGAGCGTCGCCCACGCGGCCATCTTCCAGACGCTGTGCATCACGCCCGACACGCTGGCCTTCAACACCAGCGGGAACGTGTGCTTCATGGAGCAGCTGAGCG ACGACCCCGAGGGCGCGTTTGTTCCCCCGGAGTTCGACGTGACCGGGAACACCTTCCAG GCTCGCCTCCCGCAGCCCCGTGCCCTCGAGGGCCCTCCTCTCTGA